AGCAACTAAGATTAGGAGAAATAAAGATTGTGAAAGAAAAGATACTAaagcaagaaaagcaaaaagaGATGCAGATTGACATCTCTACTAATACTATACAGTCTATACTAAACTGAAGAGATGTAAACGACTGAATCCAGAGAGTCTGAATTGTTTGGTCGTTTCCCAGTTTGAAATTCTCAGTTTTTGGAAAGTCAAATCCACTGCAAAACTTGAATTAGCAAGGAAGAAATAACTTTGAGCAACCAGAACGTGACTACAATTTTCAAATTTACTTAATTCAATTAGTAATTTGGATGGCCTAGAAGTCAAGCTACAAGTCAAGAGGTGCAGGTTAATCTTCATCCAGTTAAACCTTGAATATCAGATGTGAATGAGTAACTTCGACCACAGATAAAGGACAGAAAAAAGCATAAAAGCACAAGTGACATAAGCAAATACGAAATTACAACACCTTACCTTTCCCAAATCGTCATCCTTATCAACGATAGTTGATGGTTTTCCTCTTGGGCCAGGAACTTCAACCTGTACAGTACCAGATATCACCCATTAGCACAAGAGTCAATGAGGTTTACCATCTAATTTGTAGTAAAGATAGAACCTACAGGAGTGATTTCCCATGTGAAGGCACCACTATCTCTGGCAGCAATACCACGCTCAAAGCTTTGAATAGCAAAGTCATCCTGCATTTATCAATTAAAACTGTTATAAAATGACAAATGTAAATCAAATCATATATTAGTACTATAAAAACTGAAAGCAGAAATAACAAAACCAGAGAGCTAGAACTTAGTTTGTATAAATATGAAATACACAGAATTGGTGTTTTTAACATTGTTTTCTACATCTTATGTAGAAAATGGGACCATTACGGCGCAGTACAATTTATAGAATGGCATGCAATTGTCAGGTAAGTGAGTTGGACTTGATACAATATATAACAAGTAGTTTGCGTTCTACTTCGCTCCATTTCAAGTATACGTACTATACCTGTTGCTCTCTTGTAAGATTGTGAGTATCAGCACAAATTTCAGCAGCATTTCCCATCTTAAAATCATTGAAAACATCCCACAACCCGTCTTTCAGTATTCCATCAACAAGAGTGTCATGTCCAAATTTAGATCCTTTCCTGGAATCGAAAAACAGTTTCACCTTTGTTTGTAATCCCTTATTAGAATACTACCAACAAGgaattagcctagtggtaaggcaagcacttggtgaccttaaggtctcagaTTCGATCCCCGCTGGggacaaaaaataattcctttaaggtacccgttaccaatgaagcctagacccatatgtgaagtttaaatacgcgggttcgatccttcggggtgcccagatcatgtggggattaggatggaggtattttaccggcatcatatggctcatacggggtgggtcgatgggtatccaattatggtaccggggctagggttccccccCATTATCCTTTTCTTTAAGCCCTTATTAGAATACTCAGCTAAATCGTGCATTTTAGAGATATAACAGTTACGAAAACCATGTATGTAACTTGTAGATCTCATTCAAGGATTCACttagaaaattaagaaataacAGTAGAAGCTATAGAGTAAGTGGAAATACATGACAGGAACATCATTTGACGAAGCTTGGATGCCCAAATTAAAGTTTAAGCAATATAAGAGCTTCACTAAATATCATGAGGatcttatattgtaatatgttgGCAAATAGAAAGTGTGTATACAAAACGAGTTCAGGGACACTCATTAGTGTGGGAGAGAGTCTCCTCAATGTTCGACACTCAACACTATTAATTATGTAAAGTAACTCCATAAATACTATAGATActgattaaaatattaaaatctaAAACTAAACAAAGCCCTCAGAAGCTTGTTAAAAGTTACGAATACAACTATCTATGTAATACTAACCTTGCTTCAACAATGTATTTGGGGACGTTAGACATGCTGTCCATACCGCCAGACACAACTATATCATTAATGCCTAATTGGATGCTCTGTGCTGCCAACATGGTTGCTGCAGTTACCGAAAAGAGTATGTTACAATACTTTTACGGAATTTCCCACAATCCAATCTCATAATAACAAATGTACAATTGTAACTTGAACCATATAGTCACAAGTTAATAGATGGTGCACCTTTCATCCCCGATGCACAAACTTTGTTAATTGAGGTGCTAACTACAGTATTAGGAATTCCTGCACCTAATGCTGCTTGTCTGGCAGGACCCTGACCCAAATTTGCGCCAAGAACATTTCCAAAATAGACTTCCTGTACAAGTGATGGGTCAACATTTGCCCTCTTTAGAGCACCTATATATTTTGAATGAGAAGCAGTtaagaaactaaaatatataaattaagtgtaCAACATAACAGGGTCCAAACCTTATTAAAATAGGAAATCAAACTTACTTTCAATTGCTATGGATCCAAGTTTGGTGGCTGGTAAGGACGAAAGGGAACCAAGAAACCCGCCAAGTGGTGTACGTGCAACACCAACAATACATACATCTGTAATATAAACCAAGAACGGTgcaagttataaaaaaaatctatgtTACAAAAATCATGAGATTGCCTCACTAAACTGCAAGTAACTCCTAATTCTGGCATTCAGAGATATAAAAGACCGAAAAGTAATGTCATATGTACCATTGATCATAATCAATCAagcttttcatcttttttaGTCAAACTTGGTCTCCAAAAGTTCATATTGCCCACGGGCTAGGGTGTGAAGCCTACTAGATTCTGGATATAGTGGCATTTGAAAAGTATCATGGGTTCAACTCCCACGAGATTCAAGAAGGAAACTCTTTTGTTAGAAACAATCCTTGATGGAAGTGGAGCAGTTGTTTGGAGACCACTTAAGCAGCTTATTGTCAACAATTATGAACTTATAATTCTTcaataaaaacttaaacttgGTTATCCAAGATTCTTCCAAAGTAAAATATCAAACTATAAATTCGATATAACTCAATTATTATATACAAGGCATTATAATTCTAACTAATAGTCCATTTAACAACAAACATATCAAATATGGTATGAGAACATTCAAATCTCAAAACaatatacagtatataaataatgaatagATCTACATAGCAAAACTTGTGCTCAATAGGCCAATATTCtaactttatttaattataaaaaaaaaaaaaaaaaaaaaaaagctgcaGCAAGggttaatattaaaaaataaaaaaaaaagttcttcggatgaataaaaaaaacaggAATCACATCTTGAATCCATCAAATAAAATATTCCATACATTtccaatatttataaaaataaagaacataCATACACTGATACACACATACGTCCAACACAATATAGACTTATTAGaactttaaaaaagaaagaaaaacaatacCTCTAGGTTTGATCGAATCTGACCCATTTGTTGCAGCAGCTGGAGCCATTATATATCCACAAATATacgcaaatatatatataaaaaaaaagtatctgTTCAtccattaaaaaaacatttatacgTAAGCTTAATTTAACACCAAAAACATAAAGCCACATCATATAGGTTGCAATGCATGTAACAACTGTCATATAGACATAATAAAATCAacagtttaattaaaaatttttatatatttataaaaagacaACTAAATAAATTCGACACGTATTTACCAAAAGTCACTTGAAGATTCAACCTATAGGTTAATGGGACATAACATAAGACTACTTAACTTCTGCCTGGTGGTCAGAAGTCTAGTACAGTAATGTCTCATGTCTAGCTAGAATTTCTGTAagtcaaaatatattttaaggggtgtcgGGAAAAAAAAGGGTCGAGAAATAGTGTTGGGTCGGATACACTTGAGTCAAATACGCAGTTAACCGAAGAAGACAATGGATCTCTACATAGTatacaaaacaaaaaggaaaaacgTACCTTTGGGTATATGAAATGAAAAACGTACAGGGAAGTGATGTACGTATGTGTTTTTTTGAAAGACGAACTCAGGAGTCAGGACAGTTggttgtattatatatatatagatgcagAGTCAGAATGTGGGCGTATAATACAAGGCTGTGTGGGCGGTAGATTGGTACTAGATGTAGATCACacccttattttattttttttttggtaattataCGATATACgataactatatatacattataaaaaaattcgaGTATATCTCATATACGATTCATGAGtgtgaaataaattatggttaaagtaaattTATGAACgaagttaaattataataaacattaatgataaatataatatatgtttagtaagaattttagatttaccttaaatttttagaacccCACTAAAATCAGAACTTGTAGGCATAGTGGAcgatgacaaatagccttgtgatttcggatcgtataCTCATATCTtttaagtcttcatgttaataaattattataattaatataagtaataggagccggagaattaagaaataaaaaagacaatctattaatgagaaaacgaccaatcaaataaggttatgaTATGTCTTGTATTAATAAGACAAGAGTTAGAATTtgattctaagtctaataaggaaattgagtttatatacaactaaaaaaagctaattaacaagataaataaaataaaaagacacatatcgatcaaggattacaccacgtgtcgtttcaagaacatgtcaatcctgttttagtttattggtagattgttATACAGTATATACgataacaattttttaaaaaataatactttatTATCTTAGATTAAGTTTTGACCCAATTGTCCAATACTTACTTTtgtattgatatattttatttcaagtttttatttagtttttcgTGTTTAATGGAATGATATTTCAATTAGGTAAACTCATAACACAcacttaaacataattaaattatCTTTAGAATTAAGTCAATAACATACACcaaataacaatattaaaacTAGCACGATACTCACGCTAAGACTTTTAATGATTtactacaagaaaaaaaatcatgattTATCATAACTTCTTTACtcaaaattaaaactatttttcaATTAAAACATTCAGTTTTTTTCCTTCCAAAAATGCCCCAACTTAACTTATTTACATCCAAATCTACCTCTCCCTTGTATcctaacaaacaaaaaaaaactacccATATACATACATCATTAGACAAACACACACTCAATCACCAACACGCCACCAAAAAAAGTCATCCACGCATCCATAGCCATTGGAAAAGCCTCGTCGACCACCATCTCGTTCGTAGACGACGCCATCAAACCCTGTCGACCACCATCTCGGCAATCTTCATCTTCAAACACCATCAATCACCAACACCCCGTCATCTTAAAACCTTTGTCGGCGAAACCCTTTATTCGGCGAACCCATTAAATCCAAGCCCTAATTCCTAAAATCAATTACACTTAATcatcaaggtttttttttattataagaaTCACTACAACGCACGGATACTCATATAGTATTTAGCatataaaaagtttgatatacTTTTTCGCACTTATTATATAACTCATCTTAAAATGGTCTTCTAAAACTATCATACATTATACTATACCTTTTTAAAGAACAGATAAGCTAACTAATGCTCCAAGACATTGTTTACTATATGTACatttaataaataatcaaaatttaacatttaatGATCATTAAGTTAATCAAATAactatcatttttatataaacaCTAGCACgttactcgcgcaatgcggcggtggtcgtgacaatgccgttgtagtgagggccgagtgttggtggtggagacgacgTCGAGTGGcg
The sequence above is drawn from the Erigeron canadensis isolate Cc75 chromosome 4, C_canadensis_v1, whole genome shotgun sequence genome and encodes:
- the LOC122595106 gene encoding acetyl-CoA acetyltransferase, cytosolic 1-like; amino-acid sequence: MAPAAATNGSDSIKPRDVCIVGVARTPLGGFLGSLSSLPATKLGSIAIESALKRANVDPSLVQEVYFGNVLGANLGQGPARQAALGAGIPNTVVSTSINKVCASGMKATMLAAQSIQLGINDIVVSGGMDSMSNVPKYIVEARKGSKFGHDTLVDGILKDGLWDVFNDFKMGNAAEICADTHNLTREQQDDFAIQSFERGIAARDSGAFTWEITPVEVPGPRGKPSTIVDKDDDLGKFDPAKLRKLRPAFKENGGSVTAGNSSGINDGAAALVLVSGEKALELGLKVIAKVSGYADAEQAPELFTTSPALAIPKAISRAGLEASQIDFYEINEAFAAVALANQKLLNLDPAKLNVHGGGVSLGHPLGCSGARIIVTLLGVLKQKGGKYGAAGVCNGGGGASAFVVELV